A part of Rhinolophus ferrumequinum isolate MPI-CBG mRhiFer1 chromosome 11, mRhiFer1_v1.p, whole genome shotgun sequence genomic DNA contains:
- the PRSS23 gene encoding serine protease 23, which yields MAGIPGLLFLLLLLFLLLLCAVGQGSPSSAHWKPTWPAYRLPVVLPQSTLHLAKPDFGAEAKLEVSSSCGPQCHKGTPLPTYEEVKQYLSYETLYANGSRTETRVGIYVLSSGVGESPGKSRRKRQIYGYDSRFSIFGKDFLLNYPFSTSVKLSTGCTGTLVAEKHVLTAAHCIHDGKTYVKGTQKLRVGFLKPKFKDGGRGANNSSSAVPEKMKFQWIRVKRTHVPKGWIKGNANDIGMDYDYALLELKKPHKRKYMKIGVSPSAKQLPGGRIHFSGYDNDRPGNLVYRFCDVKDETYDLLYQQCDAQPGASGSGVYVRMWKRQQQKWERKIIGIFSGHQWVDMNGSPQDFNVAVRITPLKYAQICYWIKGNYLDCREG from the coding sequence ATGGCGGGGATTCCagggctcctcttcctcctcctcctcctcttcctcctcctcctgtgtgCTGTCGGACAGGGGAGCCCCTCCAGTGCCCACTGGAAACCCACGTGGCCTGCTTACCGCCTCCCTGTCGTCTTGCCACAGTCCACTCTCCACTTAGCCAAGCCAGACTTTGGGGCCGAAGCCAAATTGGAAGTGTCCTCTTCATGTGGACCCCAGTGTCATAAGGGAACCCCACTGCCCACATATGAAGAGGTCAAACAGTACCTGTCTTATGAAACGCTCTATGCCAATGGCAGCCGCACAGAGACGCGGGTGGGCATTTATGTCCTCAGCAGTGGCGTGGGGGAGTCTCCAGGAAAGTCTCGGAGGAAACGGCAGATTTATGGCTACGACAGCAGGTTCAGCATTTTCGGGAAGGACTTCCTGCTCAACTACCCCTTCTCAACATCGGTGAAGTTATCTACTGGTTGTACCGGCACCCTGGTGGCCGAGAAGCACGTCCTCACCGCTGCCCACTGCATACACGATGGGAAAACCTATGTGAAAGGAACCCAGAAACTTCGAGTGGGCTTCTTGAAGCCCAAGTTTAAAGATGGTGGTCGAGGGGCCAACAACTCCAGCTCAGCCGTGCCCGAGAAGATGAAATTTCAATGGATCCGCGTGAAACGCACCCACGTGCCCAAGGGTTGGATCAAGGGCAATGCCAACGACATTGGCATGGATTACGACTATGCTCTCCTGGAGCTCAAAAAACCCCACAAGAGAAAGTACATGAAGATTGGGGTGAGCCCTTCTGCCAAGCAGCTGCCAGGGGGCAGAATCCACTTCTCTGGTTATGACAACGATCGACCGGGCAATTTGGTGTACCGTTTCTGTGATGTCAAAGACGAGACCTACGACCTGCTCTACCAGCAGTGTGACGCCCAGCCTGGGGCCAGTGGCTCAGGGGTTTATGTGAGGATGTGGAAGAGACAGCAGCAGAAGTGGGAGCGAAAAATCATTGGTATCTTTTCAGGGCACCAGTGGGTAGACATGAATGGTTCTCCACAGGATTTCAACGTAGCTGTTAGAATCACCCCTCTCAAATATGCCCAGATTTGCTATTGGATTAAAGGAAACTACCTGGATTGCAGGGAAGGGTAA